A genome region from Nycticebus coucang isolate mNycCou1 chromosome 4, mNycCou1.pri, whole genome shotgun sequence includes the following:
- the TDRD15 gene encoding tudor domain-containing protein 15, which produces MDSTSVLPTFLDVDLTILHIECLPKDILVKFQGRNNSECEFDYHILQREIQHIPKVKNNVDIDELCLVEERVSGEWQRGRVVEKKNELYTVLLIDRGEELRVDSTQVASACGNLFELPPRVVFGIFANILPIGQKWSPKALNYFKSLVGIHVKGYVQAILPLQVILLEVPKVISQALELQLGRFIDGDSFHLIVEMLKEFPQRMPDLLQHKRPELSLRNNDTSLDIQHVLDNLQPSLSVGSTESIKVSSALSPSKFYCQLIKWIPELENLTVCMTLHYNIISQETSPTCDNFGLLCVAKRINGQWHRGILQQLLPNNQVKIWFMDYGSSEAIPSIHVKKLKQDFILVPLFSFPCSLTHLHSPDKDARKYQLSVFKQALLGQTVYAHIDEFNKDEHLYYVTLQSQESTINSKCLLKTVGTQILCSVSDSELTNISSRTGASDVNTSAVKSFIGNIEWSVDSLNKNNVFKVGFPIKTVEMETEAAYVAFVVYVLNPSNFWVRINDHQNEFQDLLTNINKFYDLCENDEMILRKPEPGLFCCARYSKDGRFYRGVITEINGHKINVYFLDYGNTDSIPFFDVKILLPEFCELPALAMCCSLAHAFPIEDLWVKAAIDYFKKIVLNKAILLQVMAKRDDKYIVNIQSIEASENIDVVSLMLQAGYAEYWEVEPECLKKSVNGYSMLNLKSKNKVNIKNVISALLEGPKSKKNHSNKEEENNLSLSKSSAINLLDLTDPFTSVGNASSWSYKEYIFKPGTVLDVKCSSYYGPCDFSCQLRCKLEDLKLLMEQIQSYYSINSDPYQIGQIACVAKYSKDGKWYRAAVLTHISKKEVDIVFVDYGYQERVLIKDLCGINPHFLSLEGQAFRCCLDHLVEPTSCKLLNWTREASRDFGKFLSSSGGLLTCIIHALVLIDPNCLCNLVDLQSSFTSAKEFLINCGSAQYTTLSKPLPSSVSLYSYYYSSFNINIGSEEEVYISHIYSPKKFYCQLGRNNKDLEMIEKKITEIINIKSCPKYDSKKMRLCISKYMEDGLSYRGLAMPTGSSSDFLVYFVDFGNKQLVEENMLWAISDQCLELLFTPVQAIKCFLSDIRDVDIPAEINSWFEDSFLGKPLKAVILSREEDGQLGMELYDGNQHINQKIKMLLHAYRDKHCDQAHCLEENHKIRESKRLTAALKGKMENDYHNNMVNKSSLVTYSESKIDQLMHPQSLSKPSFCYKIEPVPKNKAKKSLNDGLKSVKIVPRYAHILDETGVAQKSVKVVSQSFIRELNQAASQSPNRPQIKDLPQPKIFLNTKIKGYVSDISNPASFHIQLAENENVIVRLADALNERRGSRVKERKSAELLVGDLVVAEYSVDSAIYRAVIKKILPENSFEVEFIDYGNTAIVNTSKMYELNREFVTIPQLGIHSFLSGVKWNEPDEIWDSKMVDFFASRVSNKTIFCEFLKKHEQKWEVNIICDEKYVINELLKWTACSKPEKIALQIPQIVSQKVSTEIKKGRSNECEGSVILQQSYQLVKIPCEELKPGQLEKAEILHVSQNGRFYVKLSRNKKVLSDLTLLIAKEEKNSSLLSVENIEKGLECLAKSKKTLKWYRSKVEKKYSDQRVLVFLVDRGRYEIVPLRNTKELSKEIRNIPRQAVSCKWIWFENSRNVSFESIVCSFTHLEINILFLKYIDSVWEVEILVDNLLLLEYLNLNTVLVEENNRSSLGIAFNVESKIPVSSCLIRSFTWAQLQSGRLYSGIATAISDPSDFWVQLEDFFDTMKYLFILLSDLPETLQTLPQELIIPGSSCLFKYELEDQWNRVEICEVSDQSLLLILIDYGFSLYIPYSDIIHLKVVPEELMNLPRLSYPCILHGILPAEGKYWSEEAKSFLKDFLSKPGLVFLFREYNFETKLKVDVTHEKNNLADVLVASGLAMYSKDSANFVEIVATGPVKTQGKLQSKPICPSSDQNCYKEENINYTCTEKQKPKKQQFIKRKDFCKNLLKKIRISKRLHSGNLTLRKKVGGRQQNPQGVITFDACAVASFWELPDDLKNNINCVENIFEKLPTDGRQEHNNTMDLRITVKELHVTEKILSEEHFKGLQIKRKCT; this is translated from the coding sequence atgGATTCTACGTCTGTCTTACCAACATTTTTAGATGTGGATTTGACAATATTACATATTGAATGTCTTCCCAAGGATATCCTGGTGAAATTTCAAGGCAGAAATAATAGTGAATGTGAGTTTGACTACCACATATTGCAGAGGGAAATACAACATATtccaaaagtgaaaaataatgtgGACATTGATGAACTTTGTTTGGTTGAAGAAAGAGTTTCTGGAGAatggcaaagaggaagagttgtggaaaagaaaaatgaactctATACAGTGCTTCTTATAGATCGTGGAGAGGAACTAAGGGTTGATAGTACGCAAGTTGCTTCAGCATGTGGCAATTTATTTGAGCTACCGCCACGGGTAGTATTTGGTATTTTCGCCAACATACTACCAATTGGCCAAAAATGGTCTCCTAAggctttgaattattttaagtcATTAGTAGGAATACATGTGAAAGGTTATGTACAAGCTATTTTACCTCTGCAAGTGATTCTTCTTGAAGTACCAAAAGTGATATCCCAGGCTCTTGAGTTACAATTAGGAAGATTTATTGATGGAGATTCATTTCATCTTATTgtggaaatgttaaaagaattCCCTCAACGAATGCCAGATTTATTACAACATAAAAGACCTGAATTGTCATTAAGGAATAATGATACTTCACTTGATATTCAACATGTTCTGGATAATTTGCAGCCATCTTTGTCAGTAGGAAGTACTGAAAGTATAAAGGTATCATCTGCACTGAGCCCAAGTAAATTTTATTGTCAATTAATTAAATGGATTCCAGAGCTAGAAAACTTGACAGTATGTATGACTTTGCATTACAATATTATCAGTCAAGAAACTAGTCCCACGTGTGATAATTTTGGACTACTTTGTGTTGCCAAAAGGATAAATGGACAGTGGCATAGAGGAATTCTTCAGCAGCTCTTGCCCAATAATCAAGTGAAAATTTGGTTTATGGATTATGGAAGTAGTGAGGCTATACCTTCAATTCATGTAAAGAAACTtaaacaagattttattttagtaccattattttcatttccatgttCTCTTACACATTTGCACAGTCCAGATAAAGATGCAAGAAAGTATCAGCTGAGTGTATTTAAACAAGCCTTGTTAGGACAAACAGTATATGCACACATTGATGAGTTCAATAAGGACGAGCATTTGTATTATGTGACATTACAAAGTCAAGAGTCTACAATTAATTCCAAGTGTCTACTGAAGACTGTAGGCACACAAATACTTTGTTCAGTGTCTGATTCAGAACTCACCAATATCTCTAGTAGGACTGGTGCTTCTGATGTGAACACTTCTGCAGTTAAGAGTTTTATTGGAAACATTGAATGGTCAGTAGACTcgctaaataaaaataatgttttcaaagtcgGATTTCCTATTAAAACTGTAGAAATGGAGACAGAGGCTGCCTATGTAGCTTTTGTAGTTTATGTATTAAACCCATCAAATTTCTGGGTACGCATTAATGACCATCAGAATGAATTTCAAGATCTACtgacaaatataaacaaattttatgATTTATGTGAAAATGATGAAATGATTCTAAGAAAACCTGAACCTGGATTATTTTGTTGTGCTAGATATAGCAAGGATGGACGTTTTTACAGAGGTGTCATCACTGAAATTAATGGTCATAagattaatgtttattttttggaTTATGGGAACACTGATTCCATACCATTTTTCGATGTAAAAATTTTGCTTCCAGAATTTTGTGAATTGCCTGCCTTAGCTATGTGCTGTTCACTTGCACATGCATTTCCTATTGAAGATTTATGGGTGAAGGCTGcaattgattattttaaaaaaatagttttgaacaAAGCAATTTTACTTCAAGTTATGGCAAAAAGAGATGACAAGTACATTGTAAATATTCAAAGTATTGAAGCCTCAGAAAATATTGATGTTGTCTCTCTTATGTTACAAGCTGGCTATGCAGAGTATTGGGAAGTAGAAccagaatgtttaaaaaaatctgtaaatgGATATTCAATGTTAAATTTGAAATCTAAAAACAAggttaatattaaaaatgtcatcTCTGCCCTTCTTGAAGGACCTAAATCTAAAAAGAACCATTCAAATAAGGAAGAGGAAAATAACTTATCTTTGTCAAAATCCTCAGCTATTAATTTATTAGATTTAACAGATCCTTTTACCTCTGTGGGGAATGCTTCATCATGGTCTTATAAAGAATATATCTTTAAACCAGGAACAGTTCTTGATGTTAAATGTTCTTCTTATTATGGCCCATGTGACTTTTCATGCCAGCTCCGATGTAAATTAGAAGACCTAAAATTGCTGATGGAACAAATTCAGAGTTATTATAGCATTAATTCTGATCCTTATCAGATTGGCCAGATTGCTTGTGTTGCTAAGTATTCCAAAGATGGGAAGTGGTATAGAGCTGCTGTTCTGACTCACATATCTAAAAAAGAAGTTGACATAGTATTTGTTGACTATGGTTACCAGGAAAGAGTTTTGATTAAAGATCTTTGTGGTATTaatccacattttctttctttagaaggTCAAGCGTTCAGGTGTTGTCTTGACCATTTAGTTGAACCCACTAGTTGTAAATTATTGAACTGGACGAGAGAAGCATCTAGAGACTTTGGGAAATTTCTCTCTTCATCTGGAGGGCTATTGACTTGTATTATCCATGCCTTAGTTCTTATAGATCCTAACTGTTTATGTAATTTGGTGGATTTACAATCTTCATTTACCAGTGCAAAAGAATTTCTTATTAATTGTGGCTCTGCTCAGTATACCACATTATCAAAGCCACTTCCATCTTCAGTTAGTCTTTATAGTTACTATTATTCTTCATTTAATATAAACATTGGAAGTGAAGAAGAAGTATATATCTCTCACATATATAGCCCCAAAAAGTTTTATTGCCAGCTTGGTAGAAATAATAAAGACCTAGagatgatagaaaaaaaaatcacagagattattaatattaaaagttGCCCAAAATATGATTCTAAGAAAATGAGATTGTGCATATCTAAGTACATGGAGGATGGCCTCTCATATAGAGGTTTGGCAATGCCAACAGGTTCATCATCTGACTTTCTGGTCTATTTTGTGGACTTTGGAAATAAGcaattagtagaagaaaacatGTTGTGGGCCATTTCTGATCAGTGTCTAGAGTTGCTGTTTACACCTGTGCAAGCAATTAAGTGTTTTTTGTCAGATATTAGAGATGTAGATATTCCAGCAGAGATCAATAGCTGGTTTGAAGACAGTTTTTTGGGAAAACCATTAAAGGCAGTAATATTGTCCAGGGAGGAAGATGGTCAGCTAGGTATGGAATTGTATGATGGAAATCAACatataaatcagaaaattaaaatgttacttcATGCTTACAGAGACAAACATTGTGACCAAGCACACTGTTTAGAAGAGAACCATAAAATACGTGAGAGTAAGAGACTCACTGCTGCTTTGAAAGGCAAAATGGAAAACGACTATCACAATAATATGGTAAATAAATCCAGTCTGGTAACATATTCTGAAAGCAAAATAGATCAATTAATGCATCCCCAAAGTCTTTCGAAACCatcattttgttataaaattgAACCTGTGCCAAAAAACAAAGCGAAGAAGTCTTTGAATGATGGACTTAAAAGTGTAAAAATCGTCCCTCGGTATGCACATATTCTTGACGAAACTGGCGTGGCCCAAAAATCAGTAAAAGTTGTATCACAATCTTTTATCAGAGAGTTAAATCAAGCAGCCTCACAAAGCCCTAATAGACCACAAATCAAAGACCTTCCTCAACCCAAAATTTTCTTGAATACCAAAATTAAAGGGTATGTTTCTGATATTAGCAACCCAGCAAGTTTCCATATTCAGCTTGCTGAGAATGAAAATGTAATCGTCAGACTTGCAGATGCCTTAAATGAAAGAAGAGGAAGTagagtgaaagagagaaaatcaGCTGAACTTCTGGTTGGGGATCTTGTGGTTGCGGAATACTCTGTTGACAGCGCCATTTACAGAGCAGTTATTAAGAAAATTTTGCCAGAAAATTCTTTTGAAGTGGAATTTATTGACTATGGTAACACTGCAATTGTAAACACATCGAAAATGTATGAACTTAACAGGGAATTTGTAACCATACCTCAGCTGGGAATCCATTCTTTTCTTAGTGGGGTAAAATGGAATGAGCCTGATGAAATATGGGACAGCAAAATGGTCGATTTTTTTGCTTCAAGAGTAagtaacaaaacaattttttgtgaatttttgAAAAAGCATGAGCAGAAATGGGAAGTGAATATAATTTGTGATGAAAAATATGTCATTAATGAACTACTAAAATGGACAGCATGTTCCAAACCAGAGAAGATAGCATTGCAAATACCTCAGATTGTCTCTCAAAAGGTTAGCactgaaataaagaaaggaagatcaAATGAATGTGAAGGGTCTGTGATCCTTCAACAATCCTACCAACTAGTTAAGATTCCTTGTGAAGAGTTAAAACCTGGACAGCTTGAAAAAGCTGAAATACTTCATGTTTCACAAAATGGAAGATTTTATGTTAAGTtatccagaaacaaaaaagttttatcagatttaacattattaattgccaaagaagaaaaaaactcttcTCTTTTATCAgtggaaaatattgaaaaaggtTTAGAATGCTTGGCAAAGTCCAAAAAAACTTTGAAGTGGTATCgatcaaaagtagaaaaaaagtacAGTGATCAGCGAGTGCTCGTCTTTTTGGTAGATCGTGGTAGATATGAAATAGTGCCTTTACGTAATACCAAGGAGCTTAgtaaagaaatcagaaatattCCAAGACAAGCTGTGTCTTGTAAGTGGATTTGGTTTGAAAATTCTAGGAACGTGTCATTTGAGTCCATTGtgtgttcattcactcatttggaaataaacatcCTTTTTCTGAAGTATATAGATTCTGTTTGGGAAGTAGAAATTTTAGTAGATAACCTGTTACTTTTGGAATATTTAAATTTGAATACAGTTCTTGTTGAAGAGAACAATCGTAGCTCTTTAGGAATCGCTTTCAATGTTGAATCTAAGATTCCTGTGTCATCATGCTTAATTCGATCATTTACTTGGGCACAGCTCCAAAGTGGTAGACTTTATTCTGGTATTGCCACTGCTATTTCTGATCCATCAGACTTCTGGGTTCAGTTAGAAGATTTCTTTGATACAATGAAGTATCTCTTTATTCTGCTTTCTGATCTCCCAGAAACTTTACAGACTTTACCTCAAGAACTCATAATTCCTGGGTCTAGTTGTTTGTTCAAATATGAATTGGAAGATCAATGGAATAGAGTAGAAATTTGTGAAGTCTCTGATCAGTCTTTACTTCTCATATTGATTGACTATGGATTTTCTTTGTATATACCTTATTCAGATATAATACATCTTAAAGTTGTTCCTGAGGAACTTATGAATTTGCCAAGGCTAAGTTATCCATGTATCTTACATGGTATCCTACCTGCTGAAGGGAAATATTGGAGTGAGGAAGCCAAGagctttttaaaagatttcctaAGTAAACCAGGTTTAGTTTTTCTGTTCAGGGAGTATAATtttgaaacaaaactaaaagtagaTGTCACTCATGAGAAAAACAATTTGGCAGATGTATTAGTTGCATCAGGTCTTGCAATGTATTCTAAAGATTCAGCTAATTTTGTTGAAATTGTGGCCACGGGACCTGTTAAAACCCAGGGTAAATTACAGAGTAAGCCTATTTGCCCATCATCAGATCAAAAttgttataaagaagaaaatataaattacacaTGCACTgagaaacaaaagccaaaaaagCAGCAATTTATAAAGAGGAAAGATTTCTGTAAGaacctcttaaaaaaaatccGTATTAGTAAAAGATTACATTCTGGAAATTTAACACTGAGAAAGAAAGTTGGTGGCAGACAGCAAAATCCCCAAGGTGTCATTACATTTGATGCGTGTGCAGTGGCTTCATTTTGGGAACTGCCTGATGATTTAAAGAATAACATCAAttgtgttgaaaatatttttgaaaaactacCCACTGACGGAAGACAGGAACATAATAATACAATGGACTTGAGAATAACAGTAAAAGAGTTGCATGTTACTGAAAAAATTCTATCAGAAGAACACTTTAAAG